Proteins encoded in a region of the Methylosinus trichosporium OB3b genome:
- the fixJ gene encoding response regulator FixJ, which translates to MAHISQQASALADVAAARPTFAPAPGTTNEHATVHIIDDDDAVRDSLALLLSTEGLRVEAHESASVFLTHVQPGSPGCVVTDARMPEMTGIELLEEMKTRQLSLPVVVITAYADVDLAVQAMKQGAFDFLEKPFDNEALIACVRLALAFEREEQFRAAETQTIQARMQTLTARESEVLARLLDGMPNKSIGRELGISVRTVEVHRANVMLKMNAGSLSELVRMSLAASAAAAEQPRGKG; encoded by the coding sequence ATGGCTCACATATCGCAGCAAGCGAGCGCGCTCGCCGATGTCGCCGCCGCTCGCCCGACATTCGCTCCCGCGCCCGGAACGACCAATGAGCACGCCACCGTCCACATCATCGACGACGACGACGCCGTCAGGGACTCGCTGGCGCTGCTGCTGTCCACCGAAGGTCTGCGCGTCGAGGCGCATGAGAGCGCCAGCGTCTTTCTCACCCATGTCCAGCCCGGCTCGCCCGGTTGCGTCGTCACCGACGCGCGCATGCCGGAGATGACCGGCATCGAGCTGCTCGAGGAGATGAAGACTCGGCAATTGTCGCTGCCGGTCGTCGTCATCACCGCTTACGCCGACGTCGATCTGGCGGTGCAGGCGATGAAGCAGGGCGCATTCGACTTTCTCGAGAAGCCCTTCGACAATGAGGCGCTGATCGCCTGCGTGCGGCTCGCGCTCGCCTTCGAGCGCGAGGAGCAGTTCCGCGCCGCCGAGACACAGACCATCCAGGCGCGCATGCAGACGCTGACGGCGCGCGAGAGCGAGGTGCTGGCGCGCCTGCTCGACGGCATGCCGAACAAGAGCATCGGCCGCGAGCTCGGCATCAGCGTGCGCACGGTCGAGGTGCATCGCGCCAATGTGATGTTGAAGATGAACGCCGGCAGCCTCTCCGAGCTGGTGCGCATGTCGCTCGCCGCCTCCGCGGCAGCCGCGGAGCAGCCGCGCGGCAAGGGCTGA
- a CDS encoding sensor histidine kinase, producing MKALARLFRTTAFRLSLAYLVLFAFGAALVLTRVKIHVEDLFDEQTAQTIDADIRGLAEQYAEGGIRQLVDVVERRVRSPGASLYLVTTFAGEHVVGNIAAMPRDLPAGSELVESVYQRRGETTPHHRALMRLFVLPDGFRLLVGYDLHDRKMLHAILGKALVTSLFWLVAIGTLGGIFVARRILARLDKMSASAQRIMGGDLKQRLPLMGADDELDRLAGNLNAMLERIDELMTGLREVSDNIAHDLKTPLTRLRNRADEALRAHLTEDQYREALAGLIEESDGLIRIFDALLMIARAEAGYCSDFCSEFDASRVTADIVEMYEPVAEERGAHLALHAEPGLTLLGNRELLGQALVNLVDNALKYGAPSPGAVIAVEARRVGDRVEIAVADRGPGIAEKDRDRVTSRFVRLENSRSRPGSGLGLSLAAAVARLHGGALRIDDNRPGLRVALDLPARSAPMRQGGAASVPQTNLGAGLAAREAAR from the coding sequence GTGAAGGCGCTCGCTAGACTCTTCCGAACGACGGCCTTTCGGCTGTCGCTCGCCTATCTCGTGCTGTTCGCCTTCGGCGCGGCGCTGGTGCTGACGCGCGTGAAAATCCATGTCGAGGATCTGTTCGACGAGCAGACCGCGCAAACGATCGACGCGGATATTCGCGGCCTCGCCGAGCAATATGCGGAAGGCGGCATCCGCCAGTTGGTCGATGTGGTCGAGCGGCGCGTGCGCTCGCCCGGCGCCTCGCTCTATCTGGTGACGACCTTCGCCGGCGAGCACGTCGTCGGCAATATCGCCGCCATGCCGCGCGATCTGCCCGCGGGCTCCGAGCTCGTCGAGTCGGTGTATCAGCGCCGCGGCGAGACGACGCCGCATCATCGCGCGCTCATGCGGCTGTTCGTGCTGCCGGACGGATTCCGCCTGCTCGTCGGCTATGATCTGCACGATCGCAAGATGTTGCACGCGATTCTCGGCAAGGCGCTCGTCACCTCCTTGTTCTGGCTTGTCGCCATCGGCACGCTCGGCGGCATTTTCGTCGCGCGGCGCATCTTGGCGCGGCTCGACAAGATGTCCGCCTCGGCGCAGCGCATCATGGGCGGCGATTTGAAGCAACGCCTGCCGCTGATGGGCGCCGACGACGAGCTCGACCGCCTCGCCGGCAATCTCAACGCCATGCTGGAGCGTATCGACGAATTGATGACCGGCCTGCGCGAGGTCTCCGACAATATCGCGCACGACCTGAAGACGCCGCTGACCAGGCTGCGCAACCGCGCCGACGAGGCGCTGCGCGCCCATCTGACCGAGGACCAATATCGCGAGGCGCTCGCCGGGCTCATAGAGGAGTCGGACGGCTTGATCCGCATCTTCGACGCGCTGCTGATGATCGCGCGCGCCGAGGCCGGCTATTGCAGCGACTTCTGCAGCGAGTTCGACGCGAGCCGGGTGACGGCCGACATCGTCGAGATGTACGAGCCGGTCGCCGAGGAGCGCGGCGCGCATTTGGCGCTGCACGCGGAGCCCGGATTGACGCTGCTCGGCAATCGCGAGCTGCTCGGCCAGGCGCTGGTCAATCTCGTCGACAATGCGCTGAAATATGGCGCGCCGTCGCCGGGCGCGGTGATCGCCGTGGAGGCGCGGCGCGTCGGCGATCGCGTCGAGATCGCCGTGGCCGATCGCGGGCCGGGCATCGCCGAGAAGGATCGCGATCGAGTGACCAGCCGTTTCGTGCGGCTCGAGAATTCGCGTTCGCGGCCCGGCTCCGGCCTCGGCCTGTCGCTTGCGGCCGCCGTCGCGCGCCTACATGGCGGCGCCCTGCGTATCGACGACAATCGGCCAGGGCTGCGCGTCGCTCTCGATCTGCCGGCGCGATCGGCGCCGATGCGCCAAGGCGGCGCGGCTTCTGTTCCTCAGACCAATCTCGGCGCTGGTCTCGCGGCGCGCGAAGCGGCGAGATAA
- a CDS encoding response regulator transcription factor, which yields MRILIVEDDSEAGAYLVKAFREQGHVADHEVDGLAGYAAASDGRYDVIVVDRMLPRLDGLSLISGLREQKIETPALILSALGQVDDRVKGLRAGGDDYVAKPYAFSELLARVEALARRRGGAKQEETVYRVGDLELDRLAHKVTSAGQEIVLQPREFRLLEYLMKHAGQVVTRTMLLENVWDYHFDPQTNVIDVHISRLRAKIDKSRETPLLHTIRGAGYMIREGAR from the coding sequence ATGCGCATATTGATCGTCGAGGACGATTCGGAAGCCGGCGCCTATCTCGTCAAGGCGTTCCGCGAGCAGGGCCATGTCGCCGACCATGAGGTCGACGGCCTCGCCGGCTATGCGGCTGCCTCCGATGGTCGCTACGACGTGATCGTCGTCGACCGCATGCTGCCGCGGCTCGACGGCCTCTCGCTGATCTCGGGCCTGCGCGAGCAGAAGATCGAGACGCCGGCGCTGATCCTCTCGGCGCTCGGCCAGGTGGACGACCGCGTGAAGGGCCTGCGCGCCGGCGGCGACGATTATGTCGCCAAGCCCTACGCCTTCTCCGAGCTGCTCGCCCGCGTCGAGGCGCTGGCGCGCCGGCGCGGCGGCGCGAAGCAGGAGGAGACCGTCTATCGCGTCGGCGATCTCGAGCTCGATCGCCTCGCCCATAAGGTCACCTCCGCAGGACAGGAGATCGTGCTGCAGCCGCGCGAGTTCCGCCTGCTCGAATATCTGATGAAACATGCGGGGCAGGTGGTGACGCGCACCATGCTGCTCGAGAATGTCTGGGATTATCATTTCGACCCCCAGACCAATGTGATCGACGTCCACATCTCCAGGCTGCGCGCCAAGATCGACAAGAGCCGCGAGACGCCGCTCCTGCACACGATCCGCGGCGCGGGATATATGATCCGTGAAGGCGCTCGCTAG
- a CDS encoding Do family serine endopeptidase, producing MGRTARWRRPEHRPFRMALFSGVAALALGATLATPLAGFAMAEAPPVESQTAPAGLGPKSFADLVERVKPAVVAIKTKAIEVGGGPEEGVPGMPPELSPDDPLYRFFRHFGPPQGRRQKHVTQAQGSGFVITSDGYVVTNNHVVEHATQVEVSFDDGRTLPAKIVGTDKRTDLALLKISDGNKLAHVDWASTSPRIGDWVIAVGNPFGLGGTVTAGIVSARGRDIGAGPYDDFLQIDAPVNRGNSGGPSFDERGQVIGVNTAIYSPSGGSIGIGFAIPAEVAKDVIAALKDKGQVARGWIGVQIQPVTQEIAESLGLKSTKGALVAQPQRGGPADAAGLKSGDVITAVDGQKIDNPRELARRIATLGPGKTADITYLRGGSEKTARLKLGKLPSEKEAATETEDDGVEQGSALAAYGIEVAPASELRGRGGGEGLIVVGIDPNGSAAQKGLQQGDVILEANGRSMKRPGDLSDAIDAVKKEGRKSVLLRVKSQGGTRFVALSVSPAS from the coding sequence ATGGGCCGAACCGCGCGCTGGCGCCGGCCCGAGCATCGCCCTTTCCGCATGGCCCTCTTCTCCGGCGTCGCCGCTCTTGCGCTCGGCGCCACGCTAGCGACGCCGCTCGCGGGCTTCGCCATGGCCGAGGCGCCGCCGGTCGAGAGCCAGACCGCTCCCGCCGGGCTCGGGCCCAAATCCTTCGCCGATCTGGTCGAGCGCGTGAAGCCGGCCGTGGTGGCGATCAAGACCAAGGCGATCGAGGTCGGCGGCGGCCCGGAGGAGGGCGTTCCGGGAATGCCGCCCGAGCTCTCGCCGGATGATCCGCTCTACCGCTTCTTCCGTCATTTCGGCCCGCCGCAGGGGCGCCGCCAGAAGCATGTCACCCAGGCGCAGGGCTCCGGCTTCGTCATCACCAGCGACGGCTATGTGGTGACCAACAACCACGTCGTCGAGCATGCGACTCAAGTGGAGGTGAGCTTCGACGACGGCCGCACGCTGCCGGCCAAGATCGTCGGGACCGACAAGCGCACCGATCTCGCGCTGCTGAAGATCAGCGACGGCAACAAGCTGGCGCATGTCGACTGGGCGAGCACGAGCCCGCGCATCGGCGACTGGGTGATCGCAGTCGGCAATCCGTTCGGCCTCGGCGGCACGGTGACCGCCGGCATCGTCTCGGCGCGCGGACGCGACATCGGCGCCGGTCCTTACGACGACTTCCTGCAGATCGACGCTCCGGTGAACCGCGGCAATTCCGGCGGTCCCTCCTTCGACGAGCGCGGCCAGGTGATCGGCGTCAACACGGCGATCTACTCGCCCTCGGGGGGATCGATCGGCATCGGCTTCGCCATTCCGGCCGAGGTCGCCAAGGATGTGATCGCGGCGCTGAAGGACAAGGGTCAGGTGGCGCGCGGCTGGATCGGCGTGCAGATTCAGCCGGTCACCCAGGAGATCGCCGAGAGCCTCGGCCTCAAATCCACGAAAGGCGCGCTGGTTGCGCAGCCGCAGCGCGGCGGCCCGGCCGATGCGGCGGGGCTGAAGTCCGGCGATGTGATCACCGCGGTCGATGGGCAGAAGATCGACAATCCGCGCGAGCTCGCCCGACGCATCGCCACGCTCGGGCCGGGCAAGACCGCCGACATCACTTATCTGCGCGGCGGCTCCGAGAAGACCGCGCGGCTGAAGCTCGGCAAGCTGCCGTCCGAGAAGGAGGCCGCGACCGAGACCGAGGACGACGGCGTGGAGCAGGGCTCCGCTCTCGCGGCCTATGGCATAGAGGTGGCGCCGGCCTCCGAGCTGCGCGGCCGCGGCGGCGGGGAGGGTCTGATCGTCGTCGGCATCGACCCCAATGGCTCGGCGGCGCAGAAGGGCCTGCAGCAGGGCGATGTGATCCTCGAGGCCAATGGTCGATCGATGAAGCGGCCCGGCGATCTCTCCGACGCCATCGACGCGGTGAAGAAGGAGGGGCGCAAATCCGTGCTGCTGCGCGTGAAATCGCAGGGTGGGACGCGCTTCGTGGCGCTCTCCGTCAGTCCGGCGTCTTAA
- a CDS encoding magnesium and cobalt transport protein CorA, giving the protein MNDPSHHPAHEPGVVAAAVYASGKRLQDIDIDAAGAFAAQPGNVVWIGLHEPSLALLARVQRQFGLHPLAIEDAGKAHQYPKLEQYGDGLFIVARTAQMENGRIAFGETHLFVGKGYVLSIRHGASRSYAQVRERCEAAPHGLSEGEDYIVYAILDFIVDDYFPVLATINSEVEAIEDAILEHTPGRAQIDRLYTLRRDLLRLGNAVAPLVDVCQRLEHTQVMAIDPAMQPHFRDVTDHIRRVRESIDTLREVLAFAFEASLMNGQMQQTEIARRLAAWAAILAVPTAIAGIYGMNFEHMPELKWRFGYFYILGAITGTCAFLYWRFRRNGWL; this is encoded by the coding sequence ATGAATGATCCATCGCATCACCCCGCTCACGAGCCCGGCGTGGTGGCCGCCGCCGTCTACGCCAGCGGCAAGCGATTGCAGGATATCGACATCGACGCCGCCGGCGCCTTCGCGGCGCAGCCGGGGAATGTGGTGTGGATCGGGCTGCACGAGCCTTCGCTGGCGCTGCTCGCGCGCGTGCAGCGCCAGTTCGGGCTGCATCCGCTCGCCATCGAGGACGCCGGCAAGGCGCATCAATATCCCAAGCTCGAGCAATATGGAGACGGGCTGTTCATCGTCGCGCGCACGGCGCAGATGGAGAATGGCCGCATCGCCTTCGGCGAGACGCATCTCTTCGTCGGCAAGGGCTATGTGCTGTCGATCCGCCACGGCGCCTCGCGCTCCTACGCGCAGGTGCGCGAGCGCTGTGAGGCGGCGCCGCACGGCCTCTCCGAGGGCGAGGACTATATCGTCTACGCCATTCTCGATTTCATCGTCGACGATTATTTCCCCGTGCTCGCGACGATCAACTCCGAGGTCGAGGCGATCGAGGACGCCATTCTGGAGCACACGCCGGGGCGCGCCCAAATCGATCGGCTCTACACGCTGCGCCGCGATCTGCTGCGGCTCGGCAACGCCGTCGCGCCGCTCGTCGACGTCTGCCAGCGGCTCGAGCATACGCAAGTCATGGCGATCGATCCGGCCATGCAGCCGCATTTCCGCGACGTGACCGACCATATTCGCCGCGTGCGCGAATCGATCGACACCTTGCGCGAGGTGCTGGCCTTCGCCTTCGAGGCGAGCCTGATGAACGGCCAGATGCAGCAGACCGAGATCGCCCGGCGGCTCGCGGCCTGGGCGGCCATTCTCGCCGTGCCGACGGCGATCGCCGGCATTTATGGGATGAATTTCGAGCATATGCCGGAGCTGAAATGGCGCTTCGGCTATTTTTACATCCTGGGCGCGATCACGGGGACATGCGCGTTTCTCTATTGGCGGTTCCGCCGCAACGGGTGGCTGTGA
- the grpE gene encoding nucleotide exchange factor GrpE: MSEDKKTETTPPGEVPPLAGEAEAPAETAAEAGSELEALRAEAAGLKDKLLRTLADMENMRRRTEKEVADAKVYGVANFAREMLTFADNLRRAVESVPVGARETLDQSVVTLIEGMELTERDFLSRLGRFGVKRIEAKGQRFDPNQHEALFEIPDESVPNGTVAQVVEPGYLIGERVLRPAKVGVARGGPKG, encoded by the coding sequence ATGAGCGAAGATAAGAAGACCGAGACCACGCCGCCCGGAGAGGTCCCGCCGCTGGCGGGCGAGGCCGAGGCGCCGGCGGAGACGGCGGCCGAGGCCGGGTCCGAGCTGGAGGCGCTGAGGGCGGAAGCGGCCGGCCTGAAGGACAAGCTGCTGCGCACGCTCGCCGATATGGAGAATATGCGACGGCGGACCGAGAAGGAGGTCGCCGACGCCAAGGTCTATGGCGTCGCCAATTTCGCGCGCGAAATGCTGACCTTCGCCGATAATCTGCGCCGCGCGGTCGAGAGCGTGCCGGTCGGCGCGCGGGAGACTCTGGACCAGAGCGTCGTCACGCTGATCGAGGGCATGGAGCTCACCGAGCGTGACTTCCTGTCCCGGCTCGGCCGTTTCGGCGTCAAGCGCATCGAGGCCAAGGGCCAGCGCTTCGACCCCAATCAGCACGAGGCGCTGTTCGAAATCCCCGACGAGAGCGTGCCCAATGGCACGGTCGCGCAAGTGGTCGAGCCCGGCTATCTGATCGGCGAGCGCGTGCTCCGCCCGGCCAAGGTCGGCGTCGCTCGCGGCGGACCCAAGGGGTGA
- the pepN gene encoding aminopeptidase N, which translates to MRNPPPQGIRLADYRPPDFLIDSVDLDISLHRSKTRVVSRLAIRRNPKGRPGAELTLDGDGLVLRRLLLDGASVAAEATPDALTLHATPDAPFVLEIETEVDPAANTQLSGLYRSGSAYCTQCEAEGFRRITYFLDRPDVLSVFTTRIEADVAEAPVLLGNGNRIDAGALEGGRHFALWRDPFPKPSYLFALVGGDLSHISERFATRSGRMVDLAIYVEHGKEKYASYAMDSLIRSMRWDEEVFGREYDLDVFNIVAVSDFNMGAMENKGLNIFNDKYVLASPETATDGDYAGVESVIAHEYFHNWTGNRITCRDWFQLCLKEGLTVFRDQEFSADQRSRAVKRISDVRGLRLQQFPEDAGPLAHSVRPNIYHEINNFYTATVYEKGAEIIRMLKTLIGADDFAKGMTLYFDRFDGTAATIEDFLSCFAEASGRDLSQFSLWYEQAGTPLVTVESDYDAAAKRLTLSFEQSTPATPGQSEKKPFVIPLALGLIGENGDEIPLVSREAGAQECERGLIELTTQKRVVAFENVGSHPVVSLLRGFSAPVRLAPPQAAEDLQRLLAHDSDPFNRWQAAQSLALRSIFARIEAARGGPAAEADGPFFDALGRLVEAPERDPSLVAQALSLPSDIDIAREIGRDVDPDVIFSARSGLRRDLGRRLSAALADARARLVPAEGFSPDAGSAGRRALRNAALDLIAAGDPGQGGALAERQFGEATNMTDRLAALSTLSLLPGEAREAAFEAFYARYAGDHLVLDKWFALQSTIPEAETTKRVAQLMEHKDFSLANPNRVRAVVGAFANGNPTRFHALDGSGYDLLASVVLELDPKNPQLAARLLSALRSWRSLEERRRKLAEATLRRVLAAPALSADVSDIATRALG; encoded by the coding sequence ATGCGCAATCCACCGCCCCAGGGCATTCGTCTCGCCGATTATCGGCCGCCGGATTTCCTCATCGACTCGGTCGATCTCGATATTTCGCTGCATCGCAGCAAGACGCGAGTCGTCTCGCGGCTGGCGATTCGCCGCAATCCGAAAGGACGCCCCGGCGCCGAGCTGACGCTCGACGGCGACGGGCTGGTCCTGCGCCGCCTGCTGCTCGACGGCGCCAGCGTCGCGGCCGAGGCGACGCCGGACGCGCTGACGCTGCACGCGACGCCCGACGCGCCCTTCGTGCTGGAGATCGAGACCGAGGTCGACCCCGCCGCCAACACCCAGCTCTCCGGGCTCTATCGCTCGGGCTCGGCCTATTGCACGCAATGCGAGGCCGAGGGCTTTCGCCGCATCACCTATTTCCTCGACCGTCCCGATGTGCTCAGCGTCTTCACGACGCGCATCGAGGCCGATGTCGCCGAGGCGCCGGTTCTGCTCGGCAATGGCAACCGCATCGACGCGGGCGCGCTCGAGGGCGGCCGGCATTTCGCGCTCTGGCGCGATCCCTTCCCCAAGCCGAGCTATCTCTTCGCGCTCGTCGGCGGCGATCTTAGCCATATTTCCGAGCGCTTCGCCACGCGCTCGGGCCGCATGGTCGATCTTGCGATCTATGTCGAGCACGGCAAGGAGAAATACGCGTCCTACGCCATGGATTCTCTCATTCGCTCCATGCGCTGGGACGAGGAGGTCTTCGGCCGCGAATATGATCTCGATGTGTTCAACATCGTCGCCGTCTCCGATTTCAACATGGGGGCGATGGAGAACAAGGGCCTCAACATCTTCAACGACAAATATGTGCTGGCCTCGCCCGAGACCGCGACCGACGGCGACTACGCCGGCGTCGAATCGGTGATCGCGCATGAATATTTCCACAATTGGACCGGCAATCGCATCACCTGCCGCGACTGGTTCCAGCTGTGCCTGAAGGAGGGCCTCACCGTCTTCCGCGACCAGGAGTTCTCGGCCGACCAGCGCTCGCGCGCGGTCAAGCGCATTTCCGACGTGCGCGGCCTGCGCCTGCAGCAGTTCCCGGAGGACGCGGGGCCGCTCGCCCATTCGGTGCGGCCCAATATCTATCACGAGATCAACAACTTCTACACGGCGACCGTCTATGAGAAGGGCGCCGAGATCATCCGCATGCTGAAGACGCTGATCGGCGCCGATGATTTCGCCAAAGGCATGACGCTCTATTTCGACCGTTTCGACGGAACGGCGGCGACGATCGAGGATTTCCTCTCCTGCTTCGCCGAGGCTTCGGGGCGCGACCTCTCACAGTTCTCGCTCTGGTACGAGCAGGCCGGCACGCCGCTCGTCACCGTCGAAAGCGACTATGACGCCGCGGCGAAGCGGCTGACGCTCAGCTTCGAGCAATCGACGCCGGCGACGCCCGGGCAGAGCGAGAAGAAGCCTTTCGTCATTCCGCTGGCGCTCGGCCTCATCGGCGAGAATGGCGACGAGATTCCGCTCGTCTCGCGCGAGGCCGGCGCGCAGGAATGCGAGCGCGGGCTGATCGAGCTCACGACGCAAAAGCGCGTCGTCGCCTTCGAGAATGTCGGCTCGCATCCGGTGGTCTCGCTGCTGCGCGGCTTTTCCGCGCCGGTGCGGCTCGCGCCGCCGCAAGCGGCCGAGGATCTGCAGCGGCTGCTCGCGCACGACAGCGACCCGTTCAATCGCTGGCAGGCGGCGCAGAGCCTCGCCCTGCGCTCGATCTTCGCGCGCATAGAGGCGGCGCGAGGCGGCCCGGCGGCCGAGGCCGACGGCCCCTTCTTCGATGCGCTCGGCCGGCTGGTCGAGGCGCCGGAGCGCGATCCGAGCCTCGTCGCGCAGGCGCTGTCGCTGCCCTCCGATATCGATATCGCCCGCGAGATCGGCCGCGACGTCGATCCGGATGTGATCTTCTCCGCCCGCTCGGGGCTGCGCCGCGATCTCGGCCGCCGTCTGTCCGCCGCGCTCGCCGACGCGCGCGCGCGGCTCGTCCCGGCCGAAGGCTTCTCGCCCGACGCCGGGAGCGCAGGCCGCCGCGCGCTGCGCAACGCCGCCCTGGACCTCATCGCCGCCGGCGATCCGGGGCAGGGCGGGGCGCTGGCCGAGCGGCAATTCGGCGAAGCGACGAATATGACCGACCGGCTCGCGGCGCTCTCGACCCTGTCGCTGCTGCCGGGCGAAGCGCGGGAGGCGGCTTTCGAGGCCTTCTATGCGCGCTACGCCGGCGATCACCTCGTGCTCGACAAATGGTTCGCGCTGCAATCGACAATCCCCGAGGCGGAGACGACGAAGCGCGTCGCGCAGCTGATGGAGCATAAGGATTTCTCGCTCGCCAATCCCAATCGGGTGCGGGCGGTGGTCGGGGCCTTCGCCAATGGCAATCCGACGCGCTTCCACGCGCTCGACGGCTCGGGCTATGATCTGCTGGCGAGCGTGGTGCTGGAGCTCGATCCGAAGAATCCGCAGCTCGCGGCGCGGCTCCTGTCGGCGCTGCGCTCCTGGCGCTCGCTGGAGGAGCGTCGCCGCAAGCTGGCCGAAGCGACCTTGCGCCGCGTCCTGGCGGCTCCGGCGCTCTCGGCCGATGTGTCGGACATTGCGACGCGCGCTTTGGGGTGA